The proteins below come from a single Elgaria multicarinata webbii isolate HBS135686 ecotype San Diego chromosome 11, rElgMul1.1.pri, whole genome shotgun sequence genomic window:
- the LOC134405753 gene encoding vomeronasal type-2 receptor 26-like: MGFFLSVSVLLPKVVCSSPSAKCSISDPLPILHKHYQPGDFIIGGIMSQIYIFSNVIEFTKRPSKELFGDIAFMTQIYQHILALVFAAEEINENPRILPNISLGFNIYNSHFFQRWAYHASMELLSTRNKFIPNYRCDGRDNPVAVIGGTHYKVSLHMAIVLFTYKMPQLIYGSSPMMNTNIQDVFFHRMLPNNIHQYEGILELLLHFRWKWIGFVSETDDDGDRLIQDIVPMFAKKGVCIDFIESLPRLTFDKDILGTVELTFEMLAVVITSTASAVIINGEIQSMVYMQMLPQALEIEGLPMKTKGKVWIMTAQMDFTSLPFQRNSDIDFIHGSISFAIHSKEVFGFQKFLQVRNPTIEREDSFIRVFWETAFECFFPNSEVDVTAGNICTGEEKLESLPASVFEMSMTGHSYSVYNAVYAVAHALHAVLSSKCKHLSMANGKRCDLQKQISWQVQPLSQCNDNCQPGYSKTMMVGKPFCCYGCLRCPEGKFSKHVDMDDCSQCPEDRYPNTEQDLCLPKTVTFLAYEEPLGTTLAMLAPCFAFITALVLGIFIRYHGTPLVKANNRNLTYALLTSLLLSFLCALLFIGQPNALTCCLRQTAFGVIFTLAVSCILAKTTIVVLAFMATMPGSIMRKWAGNKLSTSIVLFCSFIQATLCTVWLTTSPPFPNLDMHSMSKEIVLECNEGSVTMFYCVLGFLGFLAIVSCTLAFLARKLPDSFNEAKFITFSMLVFCSVWLSFVPTYLSTRGKYMVAVEIFSILASSAGLLLCIFFPKCYIIVLRPELNNRDQLQRRKK; the protein is encoded by the exons ATGGGATTCTTTCTTTCAGTCTCAGTGCTGCTACCCAAGGTGGTGTGCAGCAGTCCCAGTGCTAAATGCAGCATCAGTGACCCTCTTCCCATTCTTCACAAGCATTATCAGCCAGGAGACTTCATCATCGGTGGCATCATGTCTCAGATTTACATATTCTCCAATGTGATAGAATTCACAAAGCGTCCCTCTAAGGAACTCTTTGGAGACATTGC GTTCATGACTCAGATCTATCAGCACATCCTGGCCTTGGTATTTGCTGCTGAGGAGATCAATGAAAATCCCCGGATCTTACCCAACATCAGTCTGGGCTTCAATATCTATAATAGCCATTTCTTTCAACGATGGGCATATCATGCCTCAATGGAACTTCTCTCTACAAGGAACAAATTCATTCCAAATTATAGATGTGATGGTAGGGATAATCCAGTAGCAGTGATCGGAGGAACTCATTACAAAGTTTCTTTACACATGGCCATTGTTTTATTCACCTATAAGATGCCACAG CTCATCTATGGCTCTTCACCCATGATGAATACCAATATCCAAGATGTTTTCTTCCACCGGATGTTACCAAACAACATTCATCAATATGAGGGGATTCTTGAGTTACTCTTGCATTTTAGGTGGAAATGGATTGGGTTCGTTTCTGAGACTGATGATGATGGAGACAGATTGATACAGGATATTGTTCCCATgtttgccaagaaaggtgtctgcatTGACTTCATAGAAAGTCTTCCAAGGCTTACATTTGATAAGGACATTCTTGGCACTGTGGAGCTGACATTTGAAATGTTAGCGGTTGTCATTACAAGTACTGCTAGTGCAGTTATCATAAATGGTGAAATACAGAGCATGGTATATATGCAAATGTTGCCCCAGGCTTTAGAAATTGAAGGCTTGCCAATGAAGACAAAaggaaaagtctggattatgaCAGCTCAGATGGATTTCACATCACTTCCCTTCCAAAGAAATTCAGACATAGACTTCATTCATGGTTCCATATCATTTGCAATTCATTCAAAGGAGGTATTTGGATTTCAAAAATTTCTCCAGGTGAGGAACCCCACCATTGAAAGAGAAGACAGCTTCATCAGGGTCTTCTGGGAAACAGCATTTGAGTGCTTCTTCCCCAACTCTGAGGTGGATGTGACGGCTGGGAATATCTGTACTGGGGAGGAAAAGCTCGAGTCTCTTCCAGCCTCTgtgtttgaaatgagcatgactggtCACAGCTACAgtgtctacaatgctgtctatgctgtggcacatgctttgcatgctgtaCTGTCCTCCAAATGCAAACATCTATCAATGGCCAATGGAAAGAGATGTGATCTTCAGAAGCAAATATCATGGCAG GTGCAGCCTCTTTCTCAGTGTAATGACAATTGCCAGCCAGGTTACAGCAAAACAATGATGGTagggaagccattttgctgctatggTTGCCTTCGATGTCCAGAGGGCAAATTCTCAAAACATGTGG ACATGGATGACTGCTCTCAATGTCCAGAAGATCGTTATCCAAACACTGAGCAGGATTTATGCCTTCCTAAAACCGTAACCTTCCTGGCCTACGAAGAGCCTTTGGGGACCACTTTGGCCATGTTGGCTCCTTGCTTTGCTTTCATCACAGCTTTGGTGTTGGGTATCTTCATTAGGTACCATGGGACTCCCTTAGTTAAAGCCAACAACCGGAACCTCACCTACGCTCTCCTCACATCCCTTCTGCTCTCCTTCCTTTGTGCTTTGCTATTCATAGGCCAGCCTAATGCATTGACCTGTTGTcttcgacaaactgcttttggtGTCATCTTCACCTTGGCTGTTTCCTGCATCTTGGCCAAGACTACCATTGTGGTTTTAGCTTTTATGGCCACCATGCCTGGGTCAATAATGAGGAAATGGGCAGGAAATAAGCTGTCAACCTCCATTGTTCTATTCTGCTCTTTCATTCAAGCCACTCTTTGTACTGTGTGGTTGACAACCTCTCCTCCATTCCCAAATCTTGATATGCACTCAATGAGTAAAGAAATTGTACTGGAATGCAATGAAGGATCAGTCACCATGTTCTATTGTGTCTTGGGTTTCCTGGGCTTCTTGGCCATAGTTAGCTGTACTTTGGCTTTCTTAGCCAGGAAGTTGCCcgacagtttcaatgaagccaagttcatcactttcagcatgttggtcttctgtAGTGTTTGGCTTTCCTTTGTTCCAACATACCTGAGCACAagagggaaatacatggtggctgtggagatcttctccatcttggcctccagtgctgggttacTGTTATGtatctttttccccaaatgctatATCATTGTGCTGAGACCGGAATTAAACAACCGAGATCAGCTACAAAGAAGAAAGAAGTAA
- the LOC134405754 gene encoding vomeronasal type-2 receptor 26-like: MWVRELRPAPKELSVLLAPVVCSSPSAKCSISDPLPILHKHYQSGDFIIGGIMSQIYITFSDVIEFTKCPSKELFGDIEYMIQIYQHILALVFAVEEINENPQILPNITLGFNIYNSLFIQRWAYHASMELLSTRNKFIPNYKCDGRDNPVAVIGGTNCKVSLHMAPVLSTYKMPQLIYGSSPMMNTNIDNVFFHRMLPKNIHQYEGILELLLHFRWTWIGLISESDNDGDRWVQDIVPMFAKKGVCFDFIERFPALIFDKDILETVEMAFEMLGVVIRSTANTVIVNGEIHTMTFLRMLPQALESEGLSMKTKGKLCIMTAQMDFTSYPFQRNSGIDFIHGSISFAIHSKEIFGFQKFLQVRNPNTEREDGFIRVFWETAFECFFPNSDMDVTSGNICTGEEKLESLPGSVFEMSMTGHSYSVYNALYAVAHALHAVLSSKCKHLSMANGKICDLHKPMSWQLHHFLRIISFNNSAGEVVSFDQNGEIIGGFDIINWVTFPNQSFQRVKVGKMDPRAPQEEVFTISKDAIKWHSRYNQVQPLSQCNDNCQPGYSKTKMDGKPFCCYGCLQCPEGKFSNHVDMDDCSQCPEDHYPNSEQDLCLPKTITFLAYEEPLGTTMAMFALCFAFVTALVLYIFIKNQDTPLVKANNRNLTYTLLVSLILSFLCALLFIGQPDVLPCRLRQTAFGVIFTLAVSCILAKTTIVVLAFMATVPGSIMRKWAGNKLSSSIVLFCALIQATLCTVWLATSPPFPNLDTHSMSKVIVLECNEGSVIMFYCVLGFLGFLAIVSFTLAFLARKLPDSFNEAKFITFSMLVFCSVWLSFVPTYLSTRGKYMVAVEIFSILASSAGLLLSIFSPKCYIIVLRPELNNRDHLQRRKK, from the exons ATGTGGGTACGGGAGCTGCGCCCAGCTCCCAAGGAGC TCTCAGTGCTGCTAGCTCCGGTGGTGTGCAGCAGTCCCAGTGCTAAATGCAGCATCAGTGACCCTCTTCCTATTCTTCACAAACATTATCAGTCAGGAGACTTCATCATTGGTGGGATCATGTCTCAGATTTACATAACTTTCTCCGATGTGATAGAATTCACAAAATGTCCCTCTAAGGAACTCTTTGGAGACATTGA GTATATGATTCAGATCTATCAGCACATCCTGGCCTTGGTATTTGCTGTCGAGGAGATCAATGAAAATCCCCAGATCttacccaacatcaccctgggctTCAATATCTATAATAGCCTCTTCATTCAACGATGGGCATATCATGCCTCAATGGAACTTCTCTCTACAAGGAACAAATTCATTCCAAATTATAAATGTGATGGTCGGGATAATCCAGTAGCAGTGATTGGAGGAACTAATTGTAAAGTTTCTTTACACATGGCCCCTGTTCTATCCACCTATAAGATGCCACAG CTCATCTACGGCTCTTCTCCCATGATGAATACCAACATCGACAACGTTTTCTTCCACCGGATGTTACCAAAAAACATTCATCAGTATGAGGGGATTCTTGAGTTACTTCTGCATTTTAGGTGGACATGGATTGGGTTGATTTCTGAGAGTGATAATGATGGAGACAGATGGGTACAGGATATTGTTCCCATgtttgccaagaaaggtgtctgcttTGACTTCATTGAAAGGTTTCCAGCACTTATATTTGATAAGGATATTCTTGAAACTGTGGAGATGGCATTTGAAATGTTAGGGGTTGTTATTAGAAGTACTGCAAATACAGTTATTGTAAATGGTGAAATTCATACCATGACATTTCTGCGAATGTTGCCTCAGGCTTTAGAAAGTGAAGGCTTGTCAATGAAGACAAAAGGAAAACTCTGTATTATGACAGCTCAGATGGATTTCACATCATATCCCTTCCAAAGAAATTCAGGCATAGACTTCATTCATGGTTCCATATCATTTGCAATTCACTCAaaggagatatttggatttcaAAAATTTCTTCAGGTGAGGAACCCTAACACTGAAAGAGAAGACGGCTTCATCAGGGTCTTCTGGGAAACAGCATTTGAGTGTTTCTTCCCGAACTCTGACATGGATGTGACGTCTGGGAACATCTGTACTGGGGAGGAAAAGCTAGAGTCTCTTCCAGGGTCAGTGTTTGAAATGAgtatgactggccacagctacagtgTCTACAATGCTCtctatgctgtggcacatgctttgcatgctgtaCTTTCCTCCAAATGCAAACATCTATCAATGGCCAATGGAAAGATATGTGATCTTCACAAGCCAATGTCATGGCAG CTCCACCACTTTCTGAGAATCATCTCCTTTAACAACAGTGCTGGAGAAGTGGTTTCTTTTGACCAAAATGGGGAAATAATAGGTGGCTTTGATATTATCAACTGGGTCACATTCCCAAACCAATCATTTCAGAGAGTAAAGGTTGGAAAGATGGACCCCAGGGCTCCCCAAGAAGAAGTATTCACCATATCTAAGGATGCTATCAAATGGCACAGCAGGTATAACCAG GTGCAGCCCCTTTCTCAGTGTAATGATAATTGCCAGCCAGGTTATAGCAAAACAAAGATGGACgggaagccattttgctgctacgGTTGCCTTCAATGTCCAGAGGGCAAGTTCTCAAACCatgtgg ACATGGATGACTGCTCTCAATGTCCAGAAGATCATTATCCAAACTCTGAGCAGGACTTGTGCCTTCCTAAAACTATAACCTTCCTGGCTTACGAAGAGCCTTTGGGGACGACTATGGCCATGTTTGCTCTTTGCTTTGCGTTTGTCACAGCTTTGGTTTTGTATATCTTCATTAAGAACCAGGACACACCcttagtcaaagccaacaaccggaacctcacctacactctccttGTCTCTCTCATACTCTCCTTCCTTTGTGCTTTGCTATTCATAGGCCAGCCAGATGTGTTGCCCTGTCGTcttcgacaaactgcttttggtGTCATCTTCACCTTGGCTGTTTCTTGCATCTTGGCCAAGACAACCATTGTGGTTTTAGCTTTCATGGCCACTGTGCCTGGGTCAATAATGAGGAAATGGGCTGGGAATAAGTTGTCATCCTCCATTGTTCTATTCTGTGCTCTCATCCAAGCCACACTTTGTACTGTGTGGTTGGCAACCTCTCCTCCATTCCCAAATCTTGATACACACTCAATGAGTAAAGTGATTGTACTAGAATGCAATGAAGGATCAGTCATCATGTTCTATTGTGTCTTGGGCTTCCTTGGCTTCCTGGCCATTGTCAGCTTTACTTtggctttcctagccaggaagttgcctgacagttttaatgaagccaagttcattaccttcagcatgttggtcttttgcagtgtttggcttTCCTTTGTTCCAACGTACCTGAGCACAagagggaaatacatggtggctgtggagatcttctccatcttggcctccagtgctgggttacTGTTAAGTatcttttcccccaaatgctACATCATTGTGCTGAGACCAGAATTAAACAACAGAGATCACCTACAAAGAAGAAAGAAGTAA